One Clupea harengus chromosome 11, Ch_v2.0.2, whole genome shotgun sequence DNA window includes the following coding sequences:
- the LOC116222357 gene encoding uncharacterized protein LOC116222357 yields the protein MATLLHQRIQRPQEIFSTTPSTSNQIQPVPVCIACGRTFPDKGSLEDHACPAASFICNCGVGFTDYEAMCYHRNGHSDTYPFQSNHVSLVKHRVQDARLREMKLRKLRMLRSIDRKQQKKLRPAQNPSLSMAFAALRKPAPPVTPAFINVPLLAAHTSYVSPVTIRITSPASSLASVTPPDSSSKTMPSTALPEQPRTPVVPKLGATVNLNWKFQPVVLLRTKRKFLARARHMCATCMATFRAKKNLMEHVASHSFTYVYGCLRCGLLLLDTTSPSYQHYCGRHYASRRDRFTTGCFTTRCFIGDLAVIDQKQENLLRCPHCAATYYQPWQLNLHLKLAHRSRNVLCSPQTVMNKGLTESITQKAVASVTRGQVIVKSREPEEKKTEVLGMKVINGMVKHTEPQPDGKVLHRTVEDVMKTGGGEPEALLEMITHVTGGSVAEGRLMEVARGLEDLKQERRELETETEKCTLNQLRCVICGKNLRTAQMLGRHCCKRKVTLLRPDKLQSRDLKFKDGYRGSLSGSAPCSMAARESDGMVTLQLQTSHNTEICEPVLKNMKEEPTELSCTGLFNSVAVQTKAEFDDGSYDAAINPSITNHFPTNV from the coding sequence ATGGCAACGCTGTTGCATCAAAGAATCCAGAGGCCACAGGAGATTTTTTCCACCACCCCGAGCACATCCAACCAGATACAGCCCGTCCCTGTATGCATTGCTTGCGGGAGAACGTTTCCAGACAAAGGGTCTTTGGAGGACCATGCATGCCCCGCAGCCAGCTTCATCTGCAACTGTGGAGTGGGGTTCACTGATTACGAGGCGATGTGCTACCATCGTAATGGTCACAGTGACACATACCCTTTCCAGTCGAATCATGTCAGCCTTGTGAAGCACAGAGTGCAAGATGCCCGGCTGCGGGAGATGAAGCTGAGGAAGCTGAGGATGCTTCGGAGCATCGATCGGAAGCAGCAGAAGAAGCTGCGACCAGCACAGAACCCTAGCTTGTCTATGGCCTTTGCAGCACTGAGGAAACCTGCACCACCTGTGACCCCTGCCTTTATTAATGTACCTCTTTTGGCCGCTCACACGTCATATGTGTCCCCTGTtacaattcgaatcacctctcCCGCGTCCTCCTTGGCTTCCGTGACTCCTCCCGACTCCTCTTCAAAAACCATGCCCTCTACAGCGCTTCCTGAGCAACCTAGAACCCCGGTTGTTCCCAAGCTTGGGGCCACCGTGAATCTTAATTGGAAATTTCAACCAGTTGTGCTACTTAGAACCAAAAGGAAGTTCCTTGCCAGGGCCCGACATATGTGCGCGACCTGCATGGCCACTTTCAGGGCCAAGAAAAATCTAATGGAACATGTTGCTTCTCATTCCTTTACATATGTTTACGGCTGCTTGCGTTGTGGCCTCCTGCTGCTCGATACCACTTCTCCTTCCTACCAACACTACTGTGGTCGGCATTACGCAAGCCGCAGAGACAGATTCACAACAGGGTGCTTCACAACAAGGTGCTTCATTGGTGATTTAGCTGTTATTGACCAAAAACAAGAGAACTTATTACGGTGTCCACATTGTGCTGCAACTTATTATCAACCGTGGCAGTTGAACCTACATCTAAAGCTAGCGCATCGGAGCAGAAATGTGCTTTGTTCACCACAGACTGTAATGAATAAAGGACTAACAGAATCGATAACACAAAAGGCTGTGGCATCAGTGACACGTGGACAGGTGATCGTGAAGTCTCGGGAacctgaagaaaagaaaactgaagTGCTAGGAATGAAAGTGATCAATGGAATGGTGAAACACACGGAGCCTCAGCCGGATGGGAAGGTGCTTCATCGAACAGTGGAAGATGTGATGAAAACTGGGGGAGGGGAGCCAGAAGCACTTTTGGAGATGATCACACATGTAACAGGGGGAAGTGTGGCTGAGGGAAGACTGATGGAGGTGGCACGGGGATTAGAAGATTTAAAGCAAGAAAGGAGGGAGCTGGAAACTGAGACAGAAAAATGCACTCTGAATCAGTTGAGGTGCGTGATCTGTGGCAAGAATCTCAGAACAGCACAGATGCTTGGGCGGCACTGCTGCAAGAGAAAAGTGACATTGTTGAGGCCGGACAAACTGCAGAGTAGGGATCTCAAGTTCAAAGATGGTTACAGAGGTTCGCTTAGTGGGTCAGCCCCTTGCTCTATGGCGGCGAGAGAATCGGATGGGATGGTGACACTCCAACTACAGACTTCCCATAACACAGAGATATGTGAACCAGTGCTTAAGAATATGAAAGAAGAGCCCACTGAGTTGAGTTGCACTGGTTTGTTTAATTCGGTTGCTGTGCAAACTAAAGCAGAGTTTGATGATGGGAGTTACGATGCAGCAATAAATCCCTCAATTACTAATCATTTCCCCACCAACGTTTGA
- the im:7147486 gene encoding zinc finger protein 423 has protein sequence MFGLGETSGPDPPPVKTYRCVACSSTFLGLASLLVHQASHASEFSSPQPPPQPTCSSCGTVFFTRDLLKQHVCAAALPSATPEFYICDCGKECKDFNVFLEHKKSHRGESDQSHPETHQSGVNPEGLNEDSSGKAANSHPVPMHSSSSTDVSLPSSSVNMPPDCSDSVVSGINVNEDFATQTTIPQQNSNLAEELDPALDPAKLDLPLNIIEVQNNSLPDTETDESLQVSNNFASYSDNAEVQQNQNQDVKPARNKVVMKILAKAYMNVKQPPELELSANNLVESSRDVRTPGGSDVVTSPIRQLRPSVRRPFSTRRPTGRIGYGNNPSKKPLVISVAKRYCPVVLLETRQKFVGKNYEGNYQCGQCKRLFSNIDELALHHALHRKEKMKRCRRCKQFIISTSGPDSHICSRAPTAADQDLLSTGKEFTSSPKQSLKAVKTTQGSNRFHCPLCNHSYSRLYTLKMHNCEWISSLRDSAQEAVVNDCPEVEVNGSEANPHEYVSVGVGTFAQHQVKKEMLNESVEQGKRQTEPNNENPFEVANEPDSPEESLNPDSAVSISFEPRETVLKNGLVPTVQADTIEHVGTEETGDEDTVRICIGDQGEEDEVTSLGEEAEIDVLIEEDEDDLDHNDELHQTMVKGSAVLKSENEDIPVAIYDEYAKRFTCGRCHKSFTRNYGLKKHLKICATGKIGQPHIGASVARKILKSKKVFDCVQCGKIFSHMDSLAIHKRNCHTEMTRQLSEPYNTASQESVFVLPPQSDTQSNRPASTAENNETNWGIMSLPSVLPRRVTCECGSSFTCPRRLFEHLQMHAQESYICPHCGENLQSWMKYEVHLRSHLQFPQQAATGEQSQQYYVQRPQQPTTAQLSSQLPSSHVATQASSNCPKCFQTFKNRRNLLRHLRLRCHGEASAPKKYACSRCGMSFLSTYTLDLHMQSNTCTPSVKTMRCPVCVRWFRTVEGLKRHLIVHSQQKLFNCGLCPQSFSSPEDLEGHKKSVHDDVSVEHESRGGGSTREDSQNNQFKFFRCNTCPRVYHSMKSLKEHRRKVHSLLGGNHVAKTTETLGVVQNSQMNFFRCQLCQRTYHSLQSLKNHRRRVHRIFAGGHGQQRADSLGAVQNSPSNIFRCQICQRVYPTLKAWRNHRRRVHRILGGGSEMQIAESLRAMHSQANAFTCQICQRTYLTLQSLKDHRRKVHHIPGGRLEPQRGNAMASQSIVLTCQICHRTYGSLQSLKDHRRKVHHIPGGRLDVVKVE, from the coding sequence ATGTTTGGACTTGGAGAAACCAGTGGCCCTGACCCTCCACCAGTAAAGACGTATAGATGTGTAGCTTGTTCAAGCACATTTCTTGGTTTGGCATCCTTGCTGGTGCATCAAGCAAGTCACGCAAGTGAGTTTTCAAGTCCGCAGCCACCCCCTCAACCTACATGCTCCAGCTGTGGAACTGTGTTCTTTACCAGGGACCTCTTGaagcagcatgtgtgtgctgctgccctTCCATCCGCTACCCCAGAGTTTTACATATGTGATTGTGGAAAGGAGTGCAAAGATTTCAATGTCTTTTTGGAGCATAAAAAATCCCATCGAGGAGAATCAGACCAGAGTCATCCTGAGACACACCAGTCAGGTGTTAATCCAGAGGGTCTAAACGAAGACTCTTCTGGAAAGGCTGCAAACAGTCACCCCGTCCCTATGCATTCTTCTTCCAGTACTGATGTCAGTCTTCCGTCCAGCTCTGTAAACATGCCACCTGACTGCAGTGATTCTGTTGTTTCTGGAATTAACGTAAATGAGGACTTTGccacacaaacaacaattcCCCAACAGAATTCCAATTTAGCGGAAGAACTAGACCCAGCATTAGACCCTGCAAAGCTTGATTTGCCATTGAATATCATAGAGGTGCAGAATAATTCCTTACCAGATACTGAGACTGATGAATCTTTACAAGTCTCGAATAATTTTGCTTCCTACAGTGACAACGCTGAGGTCCAGCAGAATCAAAATCAAGATGTTAAACCAGCTCGTAATAAAGTGGTAATGAAAATATTGGCAAAAGCATACATGAATGTTAAACAGCCACCTGAGCTTGAACTGAGCGCAAACAATCTAGTGGAGTCTTCTAGAGATGTGAGAACACCAGGTGGGTCAGATGTGGTGACATCCCCCATTAGACAGCTAAGACCCTCAGTAAGAAGGCCTTTCAGCACAAGACGCCCAACTGGTCGTATAGGTTATGGTAACAATCCATCCAAGAAACCACTTGTAATCTCTGTAGCTAAGAGGTATTGTCCAGTAGTGCTTCTTGAGACTCGGCAAAAGTTTGTTGGCAAAAACTATGAAGGAAATTATCAGTGTGGTCAATGCAAGCGCCTTTTCAGTAACATAGACGAGCTAGCGCTACACCATGCCTTGCACAGGAAAGAGAAGATGAAACGCTGTCGCCGCTGTAAGCAGTTTATCATAAGTACGTCTGGTCCTGATAGCCACATCTGCTCCAGAGCACCAACTGCAGCTGATCAGGACCTCCTCAGCACGGGAAAGGAGTTCACTAGCTCTCCCAAACAATCGCTCAAAGCAGTTAAAACAACTCAAGGTTCTAACCGGTTTCACTGTCCTTTGTGCAATCATAGCTATTCACGCTTATACACTCTTAAAATGCATAACTGTGAATGGATCTCATCCTTAAGAGATTCTGCTCAAGAGGCTGTGGTGAATGATTGTCCGGAAGTTGAGGTTAACGGAAGTGAAGCGAACCCCCATGAGTATGTTAGCGTTGGTGTTGGTACATTTGCTCAGCATCAGGTGAAGAAAGAGATGCTCAATGAGTCAGTAGAGCAGGGCAAACGTCAAACAGAGCCGAACAATGAAAATCCTTTTGAGGTTGCAAATGAGCCCGATTCTCCTGAAGAGTCATTGAATCCAGATTCGGCTGTGTCTATATCATTCGAACCGCGAGAAACAGTTTTGAAAAATGGCCTGGTTCCTACTGTACAGGCTGACACAATTGAGCATGTTGGGACAGAAGAGACGGGTGATGAGGATACGGTGAGGATATGCATTGGTGACCAGGGAGAAGAGGATGAAGTAACCTCTCTGGGGGAGGAGGCTGAAATTGATGTTTTAAttgaagaagatgaagatgatctTGATCACAACGATGAGTTACATCAGACCATGGTTAAAGGCAGTGCAGTTCTGAAATCAGAAAATGAAGACATTCCAGTTGCTATTTACGATGAGTATGCCAAGCGCTTTACTTGTGGACGCTGTCACAAGTCATTTACTCGCAACTACGGCCTGAAGAAACACCTGAAGATTTGTGCCACAGGAAAAATAGGGCAACCCCATATTGGGGCCTCAGTTGCACGTAAAATCTTGAAATCTAAGAAGGTCTTTGATTGCGTCCAGTGTGGTAAGATATTTAGCCATATGGACAGTTTGGCAATTCACAAGAGAAACTGTCACACTGAAATGACAAGGCAACTCTCAGAGCCTTATAATACAGCCAGTCAAGAGAGTGTTTTTGTCCTGCCACCACAATCTGATACTCAGTCCAATAGGCCAGCATCTACTGCTGAAAACAATGAGACAAACTGGGGCATCATGTCACTGCCATCTGTTCTCCCAAGGAGAGTGACGTGTGAGTGTGGGTCATCCTTCACGTGTCCTAGACGTCTTTTTGAGCACTTGCAAATGCACGCACAGGAGTCTTACATCTGCCCCCACTGTGGTGAAAACCTGCAGTCATGGATGAAGTATGAGGTTCACCTGCGATCACACTTGCAATTCCCACAGCAGGCAGCTACAGGCGAGCAGTCACAGCAGTATTATGTGCAACGTCCACAGCAGCCAACTACTGCACAGCTGAGCAGCCAGCTGCCATCTAGTCATGTGGCGACCCAAGCATCGTCTAACTGTCCTAAATGTTTCCAGACTTTTAAGAATCGGCGCAATCTACTGAGGCACCTGCGACtgcgttgccatggtgaagcATCAGCACCCAAGAAATATGCATGCTCTCGCTGTGGGATGTCTTTCCTTTCAACTTACACACTTGATCTGCACATGCAGAGTAACACATGTACACCTTCTGTCAAAACAATGCGCTgtcctgtgtgcgtgcgttggtTCAGAACCGTGGAGGGGCTTAAAAGGCACCTTATCGTTCATAGCCAACAGAAATTGTTCAATTGTGGCTTGTGTCCACAAAGTTTCTCAAGTCCAGAGGATTTGGAGGGTCACAAAAAGAGTGTACATGATGATGTATCGGTAGAACACGAGTCGCGAGGTGGAGGATCCACCAGGGAGGATTCACAAAATAACCAGTTTAAATTTTTCCGCTGTAATACGTGCCCTCGAGTTTACCACAGCATGAAGTCATTGAAAGAGCACAGAAGGAAAGTCCACAGTTTACTAGGAGGAAACCATGTGGCAAAAACTACTGAGACTTTGGGAGTTGTACAAAACAGCCAGATGAATTTTTTCCGTTGTCAGCTCTGTCAGAGAACCTACCATAGCCTGCAGTCACTGAAAAATCACAGGAGAAGAGTCCACCGCATATTCGCAGGTGGTCATGGTCAACAAAGAGCAGATTCCTTAGGAGCTGTGCAAAACAGCCCGTCTAACATCTTTCGCTGTCAGATTTGCCAGCGTGTCTATCCTACTCTGAAGGCATGGAGAAATCACAGAAGAAGGGTTCATCGCATTCTTGGGGGAGGATCAGAGATGCAAATAGCTGAATCTTTGAGGGCCATGCACAGCCAGGCAAATGCCTTCACCTGTCAAATCTGCCAGAGAACCTACCTGACTTTGCAATCTCTTAAAGACCACAGAAGGAAGGTTCATCACATACCAGGGGGGCGGCTTGAACCTCAAAGAGGTAATGCTATGGCCAGTCAGTCCATTGTTTTGACCTGTCAGATCTGTCATCGAACCTATGGTAGTCTGCAGTCATTAAAAGACCATAGACGGAAGGTCCATCACATACCAGGGGGGCGGCTTGATGTGGTAAAGGTAGAATAG
- the si:dkeyp-84f3.9 gene encoding zinc finger protein 62 homolog, which translates to MTSQITLKDPEIKKDVSNICETDKGNTRDPKDEWRETNKREECVLKVTRKVGRPCKKLSALETQRVTLDTTAPKQTLPLDLLKSPHKRLKKHGLQDGGADLRRYSRACKEKKDDISKNESRRTKRQQNNPTKSPSQTKKLKSIPSQHRSGHSQPVHSQHAMGRKRQALGIKLREKSPEVSSNVPDSPALNLKPPKHVLLKSNESPGRNKLNKTRKNDNQGVKVVVPINQSKLQKKLITKPARMEKIRAQETFCSRLKTKKTGVSARGSLRTELLTNATSPGILVTRKPGKPKRTNMVVDVKSEKDESDSIACHSDTVKEGVSSNTKLRKPRKIDKRSKRFRRMKAEALLNLKKTPVTLGNTEDEKSDTLSPMPCDQSVDKSLSSVKEEGQLIAEQKTNALTKLPSQPSGPKRKQRRKRSWWKDKRRAHGLLAGRQDIKKELSSVERIHNIQSVPLNSQPRVDSNKTELAVSFGDALPGSVKPQAASGPSQVGDSVEDENGAAMKSQLENKNSGVDEKSSGVEKSDITGPSDGELESDSGSNMEVSQAFSLTSPDLSGPPEKDVSDISSLVTPVVVGFDVLDKSTEQSNPKSDDYLTNKSFRATRSDTGYIQSDHPPTRGGRKRRARGPVKCEFCSRLFIHMSAYVIHRRIHTGEKPHACAICGKAFAQRSNLNAHMRIHDGIRRMQCCGVQFSSQATYRTHRKTHQQTSREEDEHLSGYDDTPNIQESGKSCPCPICGKGFRYRSMLKTHMRVHSGEKPFSCKVCGKSFSQATTVRVHERIHWSVKPYVCPNCGRGFSQIGTLKVHACKNKSEAPISVAVAYRCHLCHKCFNDKQQYELHVQSHTDTQQYACECCGETFSLPSELQDHHFYCTQKKTTDTEPSPPLSRPHSPSSPSPSTPQSPLSPLSESLPKLKLLTNVQTTSARPKLKLQRSATQEQNTNRNRQLPLLTCPIKLMTNSIDDYAHPEKASAISPIIFQLNNLDQKPDPRKYFCPRCGRLFRHVMRLRAHMLTHSRREGYTCGCGKTLENWRKFWQHQRVHRQKKGRFFCPRCTQGFRFVSSYRDHLREHPELNAYACPLCPLTFSNSEGLRAHQRDWHKETLPYICDVCGKGFSRQRTLDRHSVSHRAVSQTCFKQQEVEEEEEEEPGVMPYQCAKCEFTVKTIDLLFQHQLCHSLSEDKLSEVEVGGQNQLNRDQYTNTTSPRLTIDPKTQTFSTTTHSANPQVSPPLDPLPSHNRQPKQPSPQTGQVISTSLQKPPLRSTPHSSSSPQPAEGQLAKQTLFTYGKASMSAQHLLESIPPQDHVFVVEKGTGSSCADCGAVFTGVSELFEHYLLHARGEV; encoded by the coding sequence ATGACATCACAAATTACTCTGAAAGATCCTGAAATCAAAAAAGATGTTTCAAATATCTGCGAAACTGATAAAGGAAATACAAGGGATCCCAAAGATGAGTGGAGGGAGACGAACAAGCGTGAGGAATGTGTACTCAAAGTAACACGCAAAGTTGGCCGACCCTGTAAGAAATTGTCTGCCTTGGAGACGCAGCGTGTTACCCTGGACACCACAGCACCCAAGCAGACACTCCCTCTTGATCTCCTTAAATCTCCTCACAAACGTTTAAAAAAGCATGGCCTACAAGATGGCGGTGCTGACTTGAGAAGGTATAGCAGAGCATGTAAAGAAAAGAAGGATGATATATCTAAAAATGAATCGCGCAGgacaaaacggcaacaaaacaACCCAACAAAGAGTCCGTCTCAGACAAAGAAGTTAAAATCAATCCCTTCACAACACAGGTCAGGCCACAGTCAACCTGTTCACTCACAGCATGCGATGGGAAGGAAACGGCAAGCTTTAGGCATTAAGTTGAGGGAAAAAAGTCCAGAAGTTTCCTCAAATGTACCTGACTCGCCTGCCCTGAATTTGAAGCCCCCGAAACACGTTTTGCTCAAATCTAATGAGTCACCTGGAAGAAATAAGctaaataaaacaagaaaaaacGACAATCAAGGAGTCAAAGTAGTCGTGCCAATTAACCAGTCAAAATTACAGAAGAAGTTGATTACTAAGCCAGCTAGAATGGAAAAAATCAGAGCTCAAGAAACATTTTGTTCACGCCTTAAAACTAAGAAAACTGGTGTAAGCGCTAGGGGATCGCTACGAACTGAATTGCTTACGAATGCTACCTCACCAGGCATCCTGGTGACCCGTAAACCCGGAAAGCCGAAACGGACCAACATGGTTGTTGATGTGAAATCTGAAAAAGATGAAAGTGATTCTATAGCCTGTCATTCTGATACAGTCAAGGAAGGTGTCTCAAGTAACACCAAATTAAGAAAACCACGAAAAATAGACAAACGTAGTAAAAGATTTCGAAGAATGAAGGCAGAGGCCTTACTCAACTTAAAGAAAACGCCTGTTACTTTGGGAAACACAGAGGATGAGAAAAGTGACACCTTAAGCCCCATGCCGTGCGATCAAAGTGTAGACAAGTCTTTGTCCAGTGTAAAAGAAGAAGGCCAACTGATAGCGGagcaaaaaacaaatgcacttACAAAATTACCCTCCCAGCCCAGTGGGCCTAAGCGGAAACAACGGAGGAAACGCTCATGGTGGAAGGATAAAAGGAGAGCCCATGGACTACTTGCTGGGAGACAAGACATCAAAAAAGAACTCTCTAGTGTGGAGAGAATCCATAATATTCAATCGGTTCCATTAAACAGCCAACCTCGTGTAGATAGTAACAAAACAGAACTGGCTGTAAGTTTTGGAGATGCCCTGCCAGGCTCTGTGAAACCTCAGGCAGCATCTGGCCCTAGTCAAGTGGGGGACAGTGTAGAGGATGAAAATGGCGCCGCTATGAAATCACAgttggaaaacaaaaacagtggaGTCGATGAGAAAAGTTCAGGTGTAGAAAAGTCAGACATAACGGGACCGAGTGATGGTGAGCTGGAATCTGATTCTGGTTCAAACATGGAAGTTTCTCAGGCGTTTAGTCTGACCAGTCCAGACCTTTCTGGACCACCAGAAAAGGACGTGTCTGATATTTCATCTCTTGTGACCCCTGTTGTGGTAGGCTTTGATGTGCTAGATAAAAGCACTGAGCAGAGTAATCCCAAATCTGATGACTACCTTACCAATAAGAGCTTCCGTGCTACTAGGTCTGACACTGGATACATTCAGTCTGACCACCCACCTACCAGAGGTGGCCGAAAGCGCAGGGCAAGAGGCCCTGTGAAGTGTGAGTTTTGCAGTCGTCTTTTTATTCACATGTCTGCTTATGTCATCCACCGCCGGATTCATACTGGTGAGAAACCCCATGCGTGTGCAATATGCGGCAAGGCATTCGCTCAGAGGTCCAACCTTAATGCTCACATGAGGATCCACGATGGGATCAGGAGGATGCAGTGTTGTGGCGTGCAGTTCTCCAGTCAGGCGACATACCGCACGCACCGCAAAACCCACCAGCAGACgagcagagaagaagatgaACACTTGAGTGGGTATGACGACACTCCAAACATCCAGGAGTCAGGAAAATCCTGCCCCTGTCCCATTTGTGGCAAAGGGTTCCGCTATCGCTCCATGCTGAAGACTCACATGCGAGTCCACAGCGGCGAGAAACCGTTTTCTTGTAAAGTTTGTGGCAAGTCCTTTTCTCAAGCAACCACAGTTCGTGTCCACGAGAGGATACATTGGTCAGTCAAGCCTTATGTGTGCCCTAATTGTGGCCGGGGTTTTTCCCAAATAGGGACTCTCAAGGTACACGCCTGCAAAAACAAAAGTGAAGCTCCCATCTCCGTAGCTGTAGCTTATCGTTGCCACCTGTGCCACAAATGCTTCAATGACAAACAACAGTATGAGCTTCATGTACAGTCCCATACTGATACGCAGCAATATGCTTGTGAATGTTGTGGTGAGACTTTCAGCCTTCCGTCTGAGCTTCAGGATCACCATTTCTATTGCACACAAAAGAAGACCACAGACACTGAACCCTCACCTCCTTTGTCTCGTCCTCACAGCCCTTCTTCACCAAGCCCCTCTACCCCACAAAGTCCCTTGTCTCCGCTTTCAGAGAGCCTTCCCAAACTAAAGCTGCTTACAAACGTGCAAACAACTTCTGCCAGACCGAAACTCAAACTTCAACGAAGCGCAACTCAAGAGCAGAACACCAACCGCAACAGACAACTGCCATTGCTGACGTGTCCCATTAAGTTAATGACCAACTCAATTGATGATTATGCACATCCTGAAAAGGCATCAGCCATCAGTCCTATCATATTTCAATTGAATAATTTGGATCAGAAGCCAGACCCAAGGAAGTATTTCTGCCCACGCTGCGGCCGTCTCTTCAGGCACGTGATGAGACTCCGAGCCCACATGCTCACTCATTCCCGACGCGAGGGCTACACCTGTGGGTGTGGCAAGACATTGGAAAACTGGAGGAAGTTCTGGCAGCATCAGCGAGTCCACAGGCAGAAAAAGGGACGCTTCTTTTGTCCCAGATGCACTCAGGGCTTTCGGTTTGTCAGTTCGTACAGAGACCACCTGCGAGAACATCCGGAGCTGAACGCTTACGCGTGCCCCCTCTGCCCGCTGACCTTCTCCAATTCAGAAGGCCTGAGAGCGCACCAGCGCGACTGGCACAAAGAAACTTTACCTTACATTTGCGACGTTTGTGGGAAGGGGTTTAGCAGACAGAGGACGCTGGACCGGCACAGTGTTTCACACCGGGCAGTTAGCCAGACGTGTTTTAAACaacaggaggtggaggaggaggaggaggaggagccaggtGTGATGCCTTATCAGTGTGCAAAATGCGAGTTTACTGTCAAGACGATTGATTTGCTCTTCCAGCACCAGCTTTGCCACTCACTTTCGGAGGACAAACTGTCGGAGGTTGAGGTTGGAGGCCAGAATCAACTAAACAGAGATCAGTACACCAACACAACCAGTCCTCGCCTAACCATAGACCCTAAGACACAAACATTTTCCACTACAACACATTCTGCAAACCCTCAAGTCTCGCCTCCCCTGGATCCTTTGCCTTCACATAACAGACAGCCGAAACAGCCAAGCCCGCAGACTGGTCAGGTAATAAGTACGTCACTCCAAAAACCACCTCTGCGCTCCACTCCTCATTCCAGTTCCAGTCCTCAGCCTGCTGAAGGGCAACTGGCGAAGCAGACATTGTTTACCTATGGAAAAGCCTCCATGAGTGCACAGCATCTTTTGGAGAGCATCCCTCCCCAAGatcatgtgtttgtggtggagAAAGGCACTGGCTCCAGCTGTGCAGACTGTGGGGCTGTTTTCACTGGTGTCTCAGAGCTCTTTGAGCACTATTTGCTACATGCAAGAGgagaggtttaa